The sequence CTCACCGCGCAAGGCCTCAACCTGGCCGGCGTGAAGCGGGTATTGGCCCTGGAGGCCGAGGTGACCCGCCTGGAGGATGAGCTGGATAGGGCCCGGTCCGATGGCAGCCAGGCGGTGGCCGAGGTCCACCGGCAGTACAGGCGTGACCTGGTTCCGGTTAAGCAAAGCGTGACCGTCTACCAGGGTCGGCGGAGGCGCTGATGCCCTTGTCTGGCCCTACTGACCTGCCGGTTCTCAGCAGTTCTCGAACCGGTTGGCAGCCGGCCCTGGGCCTGGGAGCAGTGTCTGAAGCCGGCTTTCGGTCCACAGCGCTCGTCAACGGCCCGTAGGCAGCCGTCGGTTGTCCACAGGGTGTTGGGGAAACCGTGGATGTTGCGCGGAGGTCGCGCAGGATCATCTCGCGAGAGGCTCCGGGTCTGTGCGACGACGGTATCCCCGGGCACGTCCGACGACCGGTGGGACGGATGAAACCCCGGCAAGGGCTGGTCCGCCGGCCGATAGGATCGGTCCGTAAGGGACCCGATCCAGGAGAGGTGCCGTGCCCGCGACCGTCGTCGTCGGGACGCAGTGGGGCGACGAGGGCAAGGGCAAGTTCACCGACCTCGTGGCGAGTGAGGTGTCGATGGTCGTCCGGTACCAGGGCGGCCACAACGCCGGGCACACGCTGGTCGTCGACGACGAGACCTTCTCCCTCCAACTCGTTCCCAGCGGCGTCCTATACCCGCACGTCACGCCGGTTATCGGCAACGGCGTGGTGGTCGACCCCCGGGTTCTCCTCTCCGAGA comes from Acidimicrobiales bacterium and encodes:
- a CDS encoding MerR family transcriptional regulator, translated to MPQPRPGPDQAVYVISVAAELAGMHPQTLRIYERKGLVDPARTTGGNRRYSEADVAMLLRIAQLTAQGLNLAGVKRVLALEAEVTRLEDELDRARSDGSQAVAEVHRQYRRDLVPVKQSVTVYQGRRRR